The Micromonospora sp. NBC_00421 genome contains a region encoding:
- a CDS encoding glutamyl-tRNA reductase — MKLLVVGASYRTAPVVTLERLAVAPADLTRTLDRLVAQPYVAEAVLVSTCNRVEVYAAVSGFHGGLGDICAVLAEQAGAPPAAFANHLYVHYDSAAVDHVFRVAAGLDSMVVGEAQILGQLRDAYHWASGADTAGRLLHELMQQALRVGKRAHAETDIDRAGQSVVTAALDLTAELLDGDLAGRPAMVVGAGAMGALSVATLSRRDAGPLTVTNRGADRAVRLAESYGANAVPLADLVPALSTVDIVVAATAATEPVLTLDVVAGALARRAPDRGPLVLLDLAVPRDVAPEVAELPGVEVIDIDRMATLLADGPAAADAAEVSRIVAAEVEAFLSWLRGADVAPTVAALRGRADDVVTAELRRLAQRRPDFSDDQRAEVARTVHRVVQRLLHQPTVKVRQLAAEPGGDQYAALLRELFDLEVPQTAGVDSVPDVVETVDGRASFEVAGVPTSGTDQPSTGGAR, encoded by the coding sequence GTGAAGCTGCTCGTCGTCGGCGCGTCCTACCGCACCGCTCCCGTGGTCACCCTGGAGCGGTTGGCGGTCGCCCCTGCCGACCTCACCCGAACCCTGGACCGACTGGTCGCCCAGCCGTACGTCGCCGAGGCGGTGCTCGTCTCCACCTGTAACCGGGTGGAGGTGTACGCCGCCGTGTCCGGCTTCCACGGCGGCCTCGGCGACATCTGCGCCGTCCTCGCCGAGCAGGCCGGTGCCCCGCCCGCCGCGTTCGCCAACCACCTCTACGTGCACTACGACTCGGCCGCCGTCGACCACGTCTTCCGGGTCGCCGCCGGGCTGGACTCCATGGTGGTCGGCGAAGCGCAGATCCTCGGCCAGCTCCGGGACGCCTACCACTGGGCCTCCGGCGCGGACACCGCCGGGCGGCTGCTGCACGAGCTGATGCAGCAGGCGTTGCGGGTCGGCAAGCGGGCGCACGCCGAGACCGACATCGACCGGGCCGGGCAGAGCGTCGTCACCGCCGCCCTGGACCTCACCGCCGAGCTGCTCGACGGCGACCTCGCCGGACGGCCGGCCATGGTGGTCGGCGCGGGCGCGATGGGCGCGCTGAGCGTGGCGACCCTGTCCCGCCGGGACGCCGGCCCGCTCACCGTCACCAACCGGGGCGCCGATCGGGCCGTCCGGCTGGCCGAGTCGTACGGGGCGAATGCCGTCCCGCTGGCCGACCTCGTCCCCGCGCTCTCCACAGTGGACATCGTAGTGGCCGCCACCGCGGCCACCGAACCGGTCCTCACCCTCGACGTGGTGGCCGGGGCGCTCGCCCGCCGTGCCCCGGACCGGGGGCCGCTGGTCCTGCTCGACCTCGCCGTGCCCCGCGACGTCGCGCCCGAGGTGGCCGAGCTGCCCGGCGTCGAGGTGATCGACATCGACCGGATGGCCACCCTGCTCGCCGACGGCCCGGCCGCCGCCGACGCCGCCGAGGTCAGCCGGATCGTGGCCGCCGAGGTCGAGGCGTTCCTGAGCTGGCTGCGGGGGGCCGACGTGGCACCCACCGTGGCCGCTCTGAGGGGGCGCGCCGACGACGTGGTCACCGCCGAGCTGCGCCGGCTCGCCCAGCGTCGCCCGGACTTCAGCGACGACCAGCGCGCCGAGGTCGCCCGGACCGTGCACCGGGTGGTGCAACGGCTGCTGCACCAGCCGACAGTCAAGGTCCGCCAGCTCGCCGCCGAACCGGGTGGCGACCAGTACGCCGCCCTGCTGCGCGAGCTGTTCGACCTGGAGGTGCCGCAGACCGCCGGAGTCGACTCGGTCCCCGACGTGGTGGAGACCGTCGACGGCCGTGCTTCGTTCGAGGTCGCCGGGGTGCCGACGAGCGGCACCGACCAGCCGTCCACCGGAGGTGCGCGATGA
- a CDS encoding ECF subfamily RNA polymerase sigma factor, BldN family, giving the protein MTAFGYADRPTGLTGPSPRASVNERADPARPEAASRRVHQRPHPNEAAPRSAAPGGNATPAGRVTSPARPPTMPTQSRRVGDPPTATDPASGETAVIPAAPADDTALIPAVPADDTALIPAVPADDTALIPAVPAEGPSAAGPPADGPPPTGTSPTGFPSRPDPSDPATEVWMLVERAQAGEAAAFGLIYDRYVDTVFRFVYFRVGNRQLAEDLTSDTFLRALKRIGSFTWQGRDLGAWLVTIARNLVADHFKSGRYRLEVTTGDVLDADREDRGPEGSPEAAVVEHITNVALLTAVTRLNPEQQECIVLRFLQGLSVAETARAMGKNEGAIKALQYRAVRALARLLPDGFQP; this is encoded by the coding sequence GTGACCGCCTTCGGTTATGCGGACCGCCCCACCGGCCTGACCGGGCCGTCACCCCGGGCGTCGGTCAACGAACGGGCCGACCCGGCCCGCCCCGAAGCCGCGTCCCGCCGGGTCCACCAGCGTCCGCACCCCAACGAGGCGGCACCCCGGTCCGCCGCGCCCGGCGGCAACGCCACTCCGGCCGGCCGGGTGACCTCGCCCGCCCGGCCGCCCACCATGCCGACGCAGAGCAGACGGGTCGGCGACCCCCCCACCGCGACCGACCCGGCCAGCGGGGAGACGGCGGTGATCCCGGCCGCGCCGGCCGACGACACCGCGCTCATCCCGGCCGTCCCGGCGGACGACACCGCGCTCATCCCGGCCGTCCCGGCCGACGACACCGCGCTCATCCCGGCCGTCCCGGCCGAGGGTCCGTCGGCTGCCGGCCCGCCCGCCGACGGCCCGCCACCCACCGGCACCTCGCCCACCGGCTTCCCGAGCCGGCCCGACCCGTCCGACCCGGCCACCGAGGTCTGGATGCTTGTGGAACGGGCGCAGGCCGGCGAGGCGGCGGCGTTCGGACTGATCTACGACCGGTACGTCGACACGGTCTTCCGGTTCGTCTACTTCCGGGTCGGCAACCGCCAGTTGGCGGAGGACCTCACCTCCGACACCTTCCTGCGCGCCCTCAAGCGGATCGGCAGCTTCACCTGGCAGGGCCGCGACCTGGGCGCCTGGCTGGTGACCATTGCCCGCAACCTGGTCGCCGACCACTTCAAGTCCGGCCGCTACCGGCTGGAGGTGACCACCGGCGACGTGCTCGACGCGGACCGGGAGGACCGGGGACCGGAAGGCAGCCCCGAGGCGGCCGTGGTCGAGCACATCACCAACGTCGCGCTGCTCACCGCCGTCACCCGGCTCAACCCGGAACAGCAGGAGTGCATCGTGCTCCGCTTCCTCCAGGGCCTCTCGGTGGCCGAGACGGCCCGGGCGATGGGCAAGAACGAGGGTGCGATCAAGGCGTTGCAGTACCGGGCGGTCCGGGCGCTGGCCCGGCTACTGCCGGACGGCTTCCAGCCCTGA
- the hemB gene encoding porphobilinogen synthase — protein sequence MPYPEIRPRRLRRNAAVRRLVSETRVAPAELVVPMFVKEGLTEPRAIASLPGVLQHSRDSLRKAAVEAVRAGVGGIMLFGVPERRDPTGSGGIDPAGILNVAIRDVVAEVGDATVVMSDLCLDEFTSHGHCGLLTPEGEVDNDATLAAYAEMAVAQADAGVGMVGPSGMMDGQVGVVRRALDAAGHADVSVLAYAAKYASAFYGPFRDAVESALDGDRRTYQQDPANLRESLREVELDVAEGADLVMVKPALPYLDVVAAVRAAVDVPVAAYQVSGEYATVEAAAANGWIDRERVMLETLTSIRRAGAQVILTYWAVEAAALLRQRY from the coding sequence ATGCCGTACCCCGAGATCCGGCCCCGCCGGCTGCGCCGTAACGCGGCGGTGCGGCGGCTGGTCTCCGAGACCCGCGTCGCCCCGGCCGAACTGGTCGTGCCGATGTTCGTCAAGGAGGGGCTGACCGAGCCACGGGCCATCGCGTCGCTCCCGGGGGTGCTCCAGCACTCCCGGGACTCGCTGCGCAAGGCGGCCGTGGAGGCGGTCCGGGCCGGGGTGGGCGGGATCATGCTGTTCGGGGTGCCCGAGCGGCGGGACCCGACCGGGTCCGGCGGGATCGACCCGGCCGGCATCCTGAACGTCGCCATCCGCGACGTGGTGGCCGAGGTCGGTGACGCCACCGTGGTGATGAGCGACCTGTGCCTGGACGAGTTCACCTCGCACGGGCACTGCGGCCTGCTCACCCCGGAGGGCGAGGTGGACAACGACGCCACCCTGGCCGCGTACGCCGAGATGGCGGTGGCCCAGGCGGACGCCGGGGTCGGCATGGTCGGCCCGTCCGGGATGATGGACGGCCAGGTGGGCGTGGTCCGCCGGGCCCTGGACGCCGCCGGTCACGCCGACGTGTCGGTGCTGGCGTACGCGGCGAAGTACGCCTCCGCCTTCTACGGGCCGTTCCGCGACGCCGTCGAGTCGGCGCTCGACGGCGACCGGCGCACCTACCAGCAGGACCCGGCAAACCTGCGGGAGTCGCTGCGCGAGGTCGAGCTGGACGTGGCCGAGGGTGCCGACCTGGTGATGGTGAAGCCGGCCCTGCCCTACCTCGACGTGGTGGCGGCCGTCCGGGCCGCCGTGGACGTCCCGGTCGCCGCCTACCAGGTCTCCGGCGAGTACGCGACTGTCGAGGCGGCTGCCGCGAACGGCTGGATCGACCGTGAGCGGGTGATGCTGGAGACGCTCACCTCGATCCGCCGGGCCGGGGCGCAGGTCATCCTCACCTACTGGGCGGTCGAAGCCGCCGCCCTGCTCCGCCAGCGTTACTGA
- the hemC gene encoding hydroxymethylbilane synthase, producing the protein MTVPLRLGTRGSALALAQSGHVAEAITAATGRAVELVEVVTAGDRSSAPVQRLGVGVFVSALRDALTAGTIDLAVHSYKDLPTAEAGGLTVAAVPPRQDPRDALVATGGRTLAELPPGAVVGTGALRRIAQLHALGLQLEVTPIRGNVDTRLGRVLGPDADLDAVVLARAGLARLGRTDVITETLDPMLMLPAPAQGALAVECRVDESDLVELLAVLDHAPSRAAVTAERALLATLEAGCSAPVAAYAVVAEGEPTGSGAEGDVVHEIYLRGAVISPDGSRDLRLSRTGTPADAAEIGKALAAELLELGADSILGHEGSTGPGTQQFGSTE; encoded by the coding sequence ATGACTGTCCCCCTGCGCCTCGGCACCCGGGGCAGCGCCCTGGCCCTGGCCCAATCAGGTCACGTCGCCGAGGCGATCACCGCGGCGACCGGACGCGCCGTCGAGCTGGTCGAGGTGGTCACCGCCGGTGACCGCTCGTCCGCGCCTGTGCAGCGGCTCGGCGTCGGTGTCTTCGTCTCGGCGTTGCGCGACGCGCTGACCGCCGGCACCATCGACCTCGCCGTGCACTCCTACAAGGATCTGCCCACCGCCGAGGCTGGTGGGCTGACCGTGGCGGCGGTGCCGCCCCGGCAGGATCCACGGGACGCGCTTGTCGCCACCGGCGGTCGTACCCTCGCGGAGCTGCCGCCCGGGGCCGTGGTCGGCACCGGCGCGCTGCGCCGAATCGCCCAGCTGCACGCCCTCGGTCTGCAACTGGAGGTCACCCCGATCCGGGGCAACGTCGACACCCGGCTCGGCCGGGTGCTCGGCCCCGACGCCGATCTCGACGCGGTCGTCCTGGCCCGGGCCGGGCTGGCCCGACTCGGCCGGACCGACGTGATCACCGAAACGCTCGACCCGATGCTGATGCTGCCCGCGCCCGCCCAGGGTGCGCTGGCCGTGGAGTGCCGGGTCGACGAATCCGACCTGGTCGAGCTGCTCGCCGTGCTCGACCATGCACCGTCCCGGGCCGCGGTCACCGCGGAACGGGCGCTGCTGGCCACCCTGGAGGCCGGGTGCTCCGCCCCGGTCGCCGCCTACGCCGTCGTCGCCGAAGGCGAGCCAACCGGCTCGGGTGCCGAAGGCGATGTTGTCCACGAGATTTACCTGCGCGGGGCGGTGATCAGCCCGGACGGTTCCCGAGACCTCCGGCTGTCCCGCACCGGAACGCCCGCCGACGCGGCGGAGATCGGCAAGGCACTCGCCGCCGAACTCCTCGAACTCGGCGCCGACTCGATCCTCGGCCACGAAGGAAGCACCGGCCCGGGGACCCAGCAATTTGGGAGCACAGAATGA
- a CDS encoding helix-turn-helix transcriptional regulator — MLDHPRRRSQRELARWAGVHHGTVGRIEAGALTPSIALLRRIIAAAGFRLAVVDEFGRVLTPMRDRDDARDGADRRYPSHLDTILDPEPGEWWADVYGLARPPETFYRNRAVRDAMRRRSQWEVRVAKYRNVPPPPRVVRPQW; from the coding sequence GTGCTTGACCACCCGAGGCGCCGAAGTCAGCGCGAGCTGGCGCGTTGGGCGGGGGTGCACCACGGCACGGTGGGCCGGATCGAGGCGGGCGCGCTCACCCCGAGCATCGCCCTGCTGCGCCGGATCATCGCGGCGGCCGGCTTCCGGTTGGCAGTGGTCGACGAGTTCGGCCGGGTGCTCACCCCGATGCGGGACCGCGACGACGCCCGGGACGGCGCTGACCGTCGCTACCCTTCCCACCTGGACACGATTCTCGATCCGGAACCGGGTGAGTGGTGGGCGGACGTCTACGGGCTCGCCCGACCACCGGAGACGTTCTATCGCAACCGGGCCGTCCGGGACGCGATGCGCCGACGGAGCCAGTGGGAGGTGCGGGTGGCGAAGTACCGCAACGTGCCGCCCCCGCCCCGGGTGGTGCGCCCGCAATGGTGA
- a CDS encoding redox-sensing transcriptional repressor Rex: MSQHRHPGASDRAGAVPALPDLPEATVARLPEYLRALHNLADAGHETVSSEGLAGAAGVNSAKLRKDLSHLGSYGTRGVGYDVALLVDQIEFVLGLTQRRAVALVGVGNLGHALAGYDGFASRGFRIAALFDADASRVGETINGLAVRHVDDLPRVAAEEAISIGVIATPAPAAQAVAEQLVAAGVTSILNFAPCVLSVPDGVDVRKVDLAIELQILSFHEHRKASLTALPATGGSALTALSGGLATPDTQEAIGT; encoded by the coding sequence ATGAGTCAGCACCGTCACCCAGGCGCGTCCGATCGCGCCGGTGCCGTACCGGCGCTCCCGGACCTCCCGGAGGCGACCGTCGCGCGGCTCCCCGAGTATCTGCGCGCCCTGCACAACCTGGCCGACGCCGGGCACGAGACGGTGTCCAGCGAGGGCCTGGCCGGCGCTGCCGGGGTCAACTCGGCCAAGCTCCGCAAGGATCTCTCCCACCTCGGCTCGTACGGCACCCGGGGGGTCGGCTACGACGTCGCCCTGCTGGTCGACCAGATCGAGTTCGTGCTCGGGCTCACCCAACGCCGGGCGGTCGCCCTGGTCGGGGTGGGTAATCTCGGTCACGCCCTGGCCGGCTACGACGGCTTCGCCAGCCGGGGTTTCCGGATCGCGGCGCTCTTCGACGCCGACGCGTCCCGGGTCGGTGAGACGATCAACGGGCTGGCCGTGCGACACGTCGACGACCTGCCCCGGGTCGCCGCCGAGGAGGCGATCTCGATCGGCGTGATCGCCACCCCCGCCCCGGCCGCCCAGGCGGTGGCCGAGCAGCTGGTGGCCGCCGGCGTCACGAGCATCCTCAACTTCGCGCCCTGCGTACTCTCGGTGCCGGACGGCGTCGACGTGCGCAAGGTGGACCTCGCCATCGAGCTTCAGATCCTGTCCTTCCACGAGCACCGCAAGGCGTCGTTGACCGCGCTGCCCGCCACCGGCGGCTCCGCCCTCACCGCGCTGTCCGGCGGGCTCGCGACCCCCGACACCCAGGAGGCGATCGGCACGTGA
- a CDS encoding glutaredoxin family protein — protein MSTDARLALITRPGCHLCEDAKAALERVVAVTGDRWVEKDVTGDVELEREYGDRLPVVLLDGKEHGYWRVEEERLLRDLTTPQL, from the coding sequence ATGTCCACCGATGCCCGGCTCGCCCTGATCACCCGGCCCGGTTGCCACCTGTGCGAGGACGCGAAGGCCGCCCTGGAACGGGTGGTCGCGGTCACCGGTGACCGCTGGGTGGAGAAGGACGTCACCGGCGACGTCGAGCTGGAGCGCGAATACGGCGACCGGCTGCCGGTGGTGCTGCTCGACGGCAAGGAGCACGGCTACTGGCGGGTGGAGGAGGAACGGCTGCTACGCGACCTGACCACCCCTCAGCTCTAG
- a CDS encoding DUF5667 domain-containing protein, producing the protein MDSDLFSRRRAVRFAQLLDEANGGRRHHVRSRADDQLTALVAVGQRLVAERPDVQVDAGFRTGLRAMLIAAAEREGAAEPGADVAPQATGRGSLLGGATARRARARGAILVGIAAGAVAVSGISAASENAVPGDALYGMKRSTERAQLALASSDISRGQLFLDFARTRLDEAATLRDDATGFSAVLDDMDADTRQGVRLLTAGAAQHADPAALDAVNTFVAGQRRAVGGLLDGAGSAERERTRQSLALLDAIRKRSDTLRAAIACGLPVPVVSDALGPTPASCPVDR; encoded by the coding sequence GTGGACAGCGACCTCTTCTCCCGTCGTCGGGCCGTACGCTTCGCCCAGCTTCTCGACGAAGCCAACGGCGGCCGACGCCACCATGTACGGTCCCGCGCCGACGACCAGCTCACCGCGCTCGTCGCGGTCGGGCAGCGACTCGTCGCCGAGCGACCCGACGTCCAGGTCGATGCCGGGTTCCGCACCGGCCTACGCGCCATGCTGATCGCCGCGGCCGAACGGGAGGGCGCCGCCGAGCCGGGTGCCGACGTCGCGCCGCAGGCCACCGGCCGGGGTTCGCTGCTGGGCGGGGCCACGGCGCGGCGGGCCCGCGCCCGGGGCGCCATCCTGGTCGGCATCGCGGCCGGAGCGGTCGCCGTCTCCGGCATCTCCGCCGCCAGCGAGAACGCGGTGCCGGGCGATGCCCTGTACGGCATGAAACGCTCCACCGAACGGGCCCAGCTCGCCCTGGCCAGCTCGGACATCAGCCGGGGGCAGCTCTTCCTCGACTTCGCCCGGACCCGGCTCGACGAGGCGGCCACCCTCCGCGACGACGCGACCGGGTTCAGCGCGGTGCTCGACGACATGGACGCCGACACCCGGCAGGGCGTACGACTGCTCACCGCCGGTGCCGCGCAGCACGCCGATCCGGCGGCGCTGGACGCGGTGAACACCTTCGTCGCCGGGCAACGCCGAGCGGTGGGTGGCCTGCTCGACGGGGCCGGCTCCGCCGAGCGGGAGCGCACCCGGCAGTCGCTCGCCCTGCTCGACGCCATCCGCAAGCGCTCCGACACGTTGCGCGCCGCGATCGCCTGCGGGCTGCCCGTCCCGGTGGTCAGCGACGCCCTCGGCCCCACCCCGGCCAGCTGCCCGGTCGACCGCTGA
- a CDS encoding uroporphyrinogen-III synthase, producing MTRTRKPVGRIAFVGAGPGDPGLLTRRAHDALVDADQVVYDRGVPESLLDVVRAQARSDAQFSPAEGVPGDVAKMLISAARSGLNAVHLVAGDPFGHDSVVKEVQAVARTAAHFEVVPGVGQAEGVATYAGVPLPGVRTAADVEDVGTLDFDALAAAVGRGSLALAVDAGDLAAVRDGLLAAGVNGTTGVGVTGDGTGETQYTTTSSVDSFVAAALGFTGRVVLTVGEGVGQRDRLSWWENRPLYGWKVLVPRTKEQAGAMSARLRAYGAIPCEVPTIAVEPPRTPAQMERAVKGLVDGRYAWVIFTSVNAVRAVWEKFAEHGLDARHFGGVKIACIGEATADAVRAFGIQPELIPAGEQSSEGLLAEFSPHDEILDPVGRVLLPRADIATETLAAGLTERGWEVDDVTAYRTVRAAPPPAEIRDAIKSGGFDAVLFTSSSTVRNLVGIAGKPHARTVVAVIGPKTAETATEFGLRVDVQPPHASVPDLVEALAAYAVELREKLAAMPAKQRRGSKVQGPTALRFR from the coding sequence ATGACCCGCACCCGTAAGCCCGTCGGCCGCATCGCGTTCGTCGGCGCCGGTCCCGGTGACCCGGGGCTGCTGACCCGCCGGGCCCACGACGCCCTGGTCGACGCCGACCAGGTGGTGTACGACCGGGGAGTCCCCGAGTCGCTGCTCGACGTCGTGCGTGCCCAGGCCCGGTCCGACGCCCAGTTCAGCCCCGCCGAGGGCGTGCCGGGCGACGTTGCCAAGATGCTCATCAGCGCGGCCCGCTCCGGGCTGAACGCGGTGCACCTGGTCGCCGGTGACCCGTTCGGCCACGACTCGGTGGTCAAGGAGGTGCAGGCGGTCGCGCGTACCGCCGCGCACTTCGAGGTGGTGCCGGGCGTCGGTCAGGCCGAGGGCGTCGCCACCTACGCCGGGGTACCGCTGCCCGGGGTACGCACCGCCGCCGACGTCGAGGACGTCGGCACGCTGGACTTCGACGCGCTCGCCGCCGCCGTCGGCCGGGGCTCGCTGGCCCTGGCGGTCGACGCCGGTGACCTGGCCGCCGTCCGGGACGGCCTGCTGGCCGCCGGGGTGAATGGCACCACCGGGGTCGGGGTGACCGGCGACGGCACCGGCGAGACGCAGTACACCACCACGTCGAGCGTGGACTCGTTCGTCGCGGCGGCGCTCGGTTTCACCGGCCGGGTGGTGCTCACCGTCGGCGAGGGCGTCGGCCAACGGGACAGGCTGAGCTGGTGGGAGAACCGCCCGCTGTACGGCTGGAAGGTGCTGGTCCCCCGGACCAAGGAGCAGGCCGGGGCGATGAGTGCCCGGCTGCGCGCGTACGGGGCGATCCCGTGCGAGGTGCCGACCATCGCGGTCGAGCCGCCGCGTACCCCGGCCCAGATGGAACGGGCGGTCAAGGGTCTGGTCGACGGCCGGTACGCCTGGGTGATCTTCACCTCGGTCAACGCGGTCCGGGCGGTCTGGGAGAAGTTCGCCGAGCACGGCCTGGACGCCAGGCACTTCGGCGGCGTCAAGATCGCCTGCATCGGCGAGGCCACCGCCGACGCGGTGCGTGCGTTCGGCATCCAGCCGGAGCTGATCCCCGCCGGGGAGCAGTCCTCCGAGGGGCTGTTGGCGGAGTTCTCCCCGCACGACGAGATCCTCGACCCGGTCGGCCGGGTGCTGCTGCCGCGCGCCGACATCGCCACCGAGACGCTCGCCGCCGGGCTCACCGAGCGCGGCTGGGAGGTCGACGACGTGACCGCGTACCGGACGGTCCGGGCCGCCCCGCCGCCCGCCGAGATCCGGGACGCGATCAAGTCGGGCGGGTTCGACGCGGTGCTCTTCACGTCTTCATCGACAGTACGCAACCTGGTAGGTATCGCCGGGAAGCCGCACGCGCGTACCGTTGTTGCCGTCATCGGGCCCAAGACGGCGGAGACCGCGACGGAGTTCGGCCTGCGGGTCGACGTACAGCCTCCGCACGCCTCGGTGCCCGACCTGGTCGAGGCGCTCGCCGCCTACGCCGTCGAACTGCGCGAGAAACTCGCCGCGATGCCGGCGAAGCAGCGTCGTGGTTCGAAGGTGCAGGGGCCGACCGCGCTGAGGTTCCGCTAG